A section of the Rossellomorea marisflavi genome encodes:
- a CDS encoding DEAD/DEAH box helicase — MFRKSNLQQLIQQLKTDERFSDQIGHWHTIEEKQADTVDFPEGLDPRIRHALEVRGIGNLYTHQRSAFDHAQASQSFTAVTPTASGKTLCYNLPVLQSVMENPDSRALYIFPTKALAQDQKSELNEIISETGAAINSYTYDGDTAANIRQKVRKAGHIVITNPDMLHSAILPHHTKWVSLFENLKYVVIDELHIYRGVFGSHVANVIRRLKRICAYYGSNPTFICTSATIANPKELAEGLTGEEMSLVDNNGAPSGRKHFVFYNPPIVNKPLNIRRSATLEVRRLAGELLKNKIQTIVFARSRVRVEIILTYLQELVKGELGTKSIRGYRGGYLPTQRREIEKGLRSGDIYGVVSTNALELGVDIGQLQVCIMTGYPGTIASAWQQAGRAGRRHGESLVIMVASSSPLDQFIVDHPEYFFGQTPETARINPDNLIILVDHIKCAAFELPFKEDDTFGGLEVEDMMEFLAEERVVHKNGSKWYWMNDAFPAHNISLRSASQENVIIVDQTNVAAVKVIGEMDRFSAMTLLHDEAIYLHQGIQYQVEFLDWDEKKAFVREVDVDYYTDANLAVELSVLEQDKERESGSWEAAFGDVMVRAMATIFKKIKFDTHENIGSGPIHLPEEEMHTSSSWISLKDDTGLSQERLEEGLIGAAESLKAIVPLYVMCDPSDIFVVPQIKAAHNERPTIFIYDRYPGGVGLSEKVYDQVEEVLTETKNMVERCPCETGCPSCIGTEHSLETAKKDTLKLFELFLS; from the coding sequence ATGTTTCGAAAAAGCAATCTGCAACAACTCATTCAACAATTAAAGACCGATGAACGGTTCAGCGATCAGATCGGCCATTGGCATACTATAGAAGAAAAGCAGGCAGACACAGTGGATTTTCCAGAGGGCCTCGATCCACGCATCAGGCATGCACTTGAAGTACGGGGGATCGGCAACCTCTACACGCACCAGCGATCGGCATTTGATCACGCACAGGCAAGTCAAAGTTTCACGGCAGTAACACCAACAGCATCCGGTAAGACGCTCTGCTACAATCTTCCCGTCCTCCAATCGGTCATGGAAAATCCCGATTCAAGGGCCCTGTATATCTTTCCGACGAAGGCACTGGCCCAGGACCAGAAGAGTGAGCTGAACGAGATCATTTCTGAAACGGGTGCTGCCATCAATAGTTATACCTATGACGGAGACACGGCGGCAAATATCCGTCAAAAAGTCAGGAAGGCGGGTCACATCGTCATCACCAATCCTGATATGCTCCATTCCGCCATCCTTCCCCATCATACAAAATGGGTGTCCCTTTTTGAGAACCTGAAGTACGTGGTGATCGATGAACTCCATATCTACAGGGGGGTGTTCGGATCCCATGTGGCGAATGTGATCCGCAGATTAAAAAGGATATGTGCGTACTATGGTTCAAACCCGACCTTCATTTGTACATCCGCAACGATTGCGAATCCGAAAGAGCTTGCAGAAGGACTGACTGGAGAGGAGATGTCCCTTGTAGATAACAATGGGGCTCCTTCGGGTAGGAAGCATTTCGTGTTCTATAATCCTCCCATCGTCAACAAACCGCTTAATATAAGAAGAAGTGCGACGTTGGAGGTCAGGAGGCTTGCGGGGGAGCTCCTTAAGAATAAGATCCAGACGATTGTTTTCGCACGGAGCCGTGTCCGGGTGGAAATCATCCTTACGTATCTTCAGGAGCTTGTGAAAGGTGAGCTCGGCACAAAGTCGATACGAGGCTACCGCGGGGGATATCTACCCACTCAGAGGCGAGAGATTGAAAAAGGCTTAAGGTCAGGTGATATCTATGGGGTTGTCAGCACCAATGCCCTTGAGCTCGGAGTGGACATCGGACAGTTGCAGGTCTGCATCATGACGGGGTATCCGGGAACGATCGCAAGCGCTTGGCAGCAGGCGGGGCGTGCCGGAAGACGGCACGGCGAGTCACTCGTGATCATGGTTGCAAGCTCGAGCCCCCTTGATCAGTTCATCGTCGATCATCCCGAATATTTCTTCGGCCAGACGCCTGAAACCGCCAGGATCAATCCTGATAACCTCATCATCCTGGTGGACCACATCAAATGCGCGGCCTTCGAACTTCCATTCAAGGAAGATGATACATTCGGAGGGCTCGAAGTCGAGGATATGATGGAATTCCTTGCAGAAGAAAGGGTCGTCCACAAAAACGGAAGCAAGTGGTATTGGATGAACGACGCATTCCCTGCCCATAACATCAGCTTACGCTCTGCCTCACAGGAGAACGTCATCATCGTCGACCAGACGAACGTGGCGGCGGTGAAGGTAATCGGGGAGATGGATCGTTTCTCGGCTATGACCCTCCTTCACGATGAAGCAATCTATCTTCATCAGGGCATACAGTATCAAGTGGAGTTCCTGGACTGGGATGAGAAGAAGGCGTTTGTTCGCGAAGTGGACGTCGATTACTATACGGATGCGAATCTTGCCGTTGAACTGAGTGTCCTTGAACAGGACAAGGAGAGAGAATCAGGCTCATGGGAAGCGGCATTCGGTGATGTCATGGTGCGCGCCATGGCCACCATCTTCAAAAAAATAAAATTCGATACACATGAAAATATCGGATCGGGACCGATCCATCTTCCCGAAGAAGAAATGCACACAAGTTCCAGCTGGATTTCACTCAAGGACGATACAGGATTGTCACAGGAGCGGCTGGAGGAAGGTTTGATCGGGGCGGCGGAAAGCTTGAAAGCCATCGTCCCCCTTTATGTAATGTGCGATCCGAGCGATATCTTCGTCGTCCCCCAGATCAAGGCGGCTCACAATGAAAGACCGACGATCTTTATTTACGACCGCTACCCTGGAGGGGTGGGGCTGAGTGAAAAAGTATACGACCAGGTCGAAGAAGTACTAACGGAAACGAAAAACATGGTAGAACGATGTCCGTGTGAAACAGGCTGCCCATCCTGCATAGGGACCGAGCACTCGTTGGAAACGGCCAAGAAGGATACGCTGAAATTATTCGAGCTGTTCCTCTCATAG
- a CDS encoding Hsp20/alpha crystallin family protein, protein MDKQPKHPFGFGNLMNSMNQFFHEKPMKGMLQSIDEFFSSSQNPWGSFPVALEERADCFVITAEVPGIKKEQIELDIFPEYMTINITRIEEFTEDNQPNRTFSYQKSTSRSSRSIAFPGTIDEVGQQASLADGILTIILKKDTGNRLRIE, encoded by the coding sequence ATGGATAAACAACCAAAACATCCATTCGGCTTCGGAAATCTTATGAATTCCATGAATCAATTCTTCCACGAAAAGCCGATGAAAGGGATGCTCCAAAGCATTGATGAGTTCTTCTCCTCCTCCCAGAATCCCTGGGGTTCCTTTCCTGTGGCCCTGGAGGAGCGGGCGGATTGCTTCGTCATCACCGCCGAGGTCCCAGGAATCAAAAAAGAGCAAATCGAGCTCGACATCTTCCCTGAATATATGACCATCAACATCACCAGAATCGAAGAGTTCACTGAAGACAATCAACCCAATCGCACATTCAGCTATCAAAAATCCACCTCGCGCAGCAGCAGGAGCATCGCTTTTCCGGGCACGATCGATGAGGTGGGACAACAAGCTTCCTTGGCAGACGGTATCCTCACCATTATCCTCAAAAAAGACACTGGCAACAGACTCCGGATCGAATGA
- a CDS encoding YppG family protein: MYPHHHQRQTHPFMHPAYGQNPYGGLPNLGMDPFQQQLPPQEPVHQMMPYSQMPSQTYYSNPYFDNPLQSKEYNPYQAYASQQGYANPYPKAKFMAKPSSGGMGGMLNSFKSQDGKFDLNKMMNTGSQMMGAINQVSSLVKGFGAFLK; this comes from the coding sequence ATGTATCCACACCATCACCAAAGGCAAACTCATCCATTCATGCATCCCGCGTATGGGCAGAATCCATACGGGGGTCTTCCGAATCTTGGGATGGATCCCTTTCAGCAACAGCTTCCCCCTCAAGAACCGGTCCATCAAATGATGCCTTATTCACAAATGCCGTCACAAACCTATTATTCGAATCCGTATTTCGATAATCCACTGCAGTCAAAGGAATACAATCCGTATCAGGCCTATGCTTCTCAACAAGGGTATGCCAATCCCTATCCGAAGGCGAAATTCATGGCGAAACCTTCTTCCGGGGGAATGGGTGGCATGCTGAATTCGTTCAAATCACAGGATGGCAAATTCGATTTGAATAAAATGATGAATACCGGCAGTCAAATGATGGGGGCGATCAACCAGGTGTCTTCCCTGGTGAAGGGATTCGGGGCATTTTTGAAGTAG
- the yppF gene encoding YppF family protein, which yields MSLNELIQCYKTSKHGDAANHLDLLTMAKKLYISNEITFQHYKELIRDLEPTMDHQ from the coding sequence ATGAGTTTAAATGAATTGATTCAATGCTACAAGACGAGTAAACACGGCGATGCAGCCAATCACCTCGACCTTCTGACCATGGCCAAAAAACTTTATATTTCCAATGAAATCACTTTTCAACATTATAAGGAGCTCATCAGAGACCTTGAGCCGACAATGGACCATCAATAA
- a CDS encoding YppE family protein has product MDKLIGVTDSLLTEAGYMIEEYKRRRESGEKGDFYRDVKPYADKVKSLNDQWRSLSEEWVATSRPKHLHLPQISNTYDNIEMLSVHCFFPESSYNRFISHYQSVSYVLGTQLHELRKD; this is encoded by the coding sequence ATGGACAAGTTGATCGGTGTAACGGATAGCCTGCTCACTGAAGCAGGTTACATGATAGAAGAGTACAAACGAAGAAGGGAAAGTGGGGAGAAGGGGGATTTTTACCGGGATGTAAAACCCTACGCGGATAAGGTCAAAAGCTTGAACGATCAGTGGAGGTCTTTATCTGAAGAATGGGTGGCCACGTCCAGGCCGAAACATCTTCATCTTCCGCAAATCTCCAATACGTATGATAATATCGAAATGCTTTCGGTTCACTGTTTCTTCCCAGAATCAAGCTATAATCGATTCATCAGTCATTATCAATCTGTTTCCTATGTGCTGGGGACACAGCTCCATGAACTGAGGAAGGATTGA
- a CDS encoding DUF2515 family protein — translation MKRIYPNIPSIGEDKPLCYWIMMIRAQVRDHNKDNISRTKAYQGFFDLHREVRWSLLASLVSRNAGWNMTDLKGGILGDLLSRRRRNGLFMTYERANWTIFEDAYPQLLVYHYSVQAGKGLFYLLDELQVSSFMKTEWIYFWEHRDLDRLVTALIINEQNLIQEPVILDPVYRRIFTSPLFLVEDRLHFSSVIFPTLDGRLYGASVHGFRDLDNRILLGKKLYCILFHSNHFTDIMKWADMVEPKGSRREYAEGTTGSSSPDLRSVYEEVPHHLRDKRDWSKDRSVKNEWFDPVDLPSEVEIKSWFVHKEKLLMRMNGLAKCMKKLFPLSALTRRS, via the coding sequence ATGAAAAGAATCTATCCGAATATACCCTCTATCGGAGAGGATAAACCTCTTTGCTATTGGATCATGATGATACGCGCCCAGGTACGTGATCACAATAAGGATAATATCTCGCGGACAAAGGCCTATCAAGGTTTCTTTGACCTGCACCGTGAAGTCAGATGGTCTCTCCTTGCATCTCTCGTATCGAGGAATGCCGGATGGAATATGACTGACCTCAAAGGAGGGATCCTCGGTGATCTTCTTTCCCGGAGGCGCAGAAATGGCCTGTTCATGACGTATGAACGGGCCAATTGGACGATCTTTGAAGATGCCTATCCTCAGCTCCTCGTCTACCATTATTCGGTGCAGGCGGGGAAGGGGCTGTTTTATCTCCTCGATGAGTTGCAAGTCTCTTCTTTCATGAAGACAGAGTGGATCTACTTTTGGGAGCACCGGGATCTTGACCGACTGGTGACGGCGCTGATTATCAACGAGCAAAATTTGATCCAGGAACCTGTGATCCTTGATCCCGTGTATCGCAGGATCTTTACATCCCCGCTATTTTTAGTGGAAGACCGGCTCCACTTCAGCTCGGTGATCTTCCCGACCCTTGATGGGCGCCTTTATGGAGCTAGTGTACATGGGTTCAGGGACTTGGACAACAGGATCCTTTTGGGAAAGAAGCTATACTGCATCCTGTTCCACAGCAATCATTTTACCGATATCATGAAATGGGCAGATATGGTCGAACCGAAGGGGTCACGAAGGGAATATGCTGAAGGGACGACCGGTTCGTCGTCGCCTGATCTCCGGAGTGTTTACGAGGAGGTTCCACACCATTTGAGAGATAAACGTGACTGGTCGAAAGACAGATCGGTCAAGAACGAATGGTTCGATCCCGTTGATCTCCCCTCAGAAGTGGAGATCAAAAGCTGGTTCGTACATAAGGAAAAACTGCTGATGAGAATGAACGGACTCGCGAAATGCATGAAGAAGCTATTCCCCCTCAGTGCTCTGACAAGGAGGTCATGA
- the recU gene encoding Holliday junction resolvase RecU, translating to MKFHYPNGKKYVEPERPSKKPGAKPKQVTYGNRGMTLEEDINETNLYYLAQGKAVIHKKPTPVQIVDVLYPSRSAAVIKEAYFKQPSTTDYNGVFKGRYIDFEAKETKNSTSFPLKNFHEHQITHMEEVYKHDGITFVLLRFSATEEVFLLPFPSLHTYWRRMLDGGRKSITKEEIERDGTRIRLGLHPRVDYLKIVQELYF from the coding sequence ATGAAATTCCATTATCCGAATGGAAAGAAATATGTGGAACCGGAACGACCCTCAAAAAAACCCGGGGCTAAACCGAAACAAGTAACGTATGGCAACAGGGGGATGACACTCGAAGAAGATATTAATGAAACCAATCTGTATTATCTGGCACAAGGAAAGGCAGTCATTCATAAAAAGCCTACACCTGTGCAAATTGTCGATGTCCTCTACCCTTCAAGAAGCGCCGCAGTCATCAAAGAGGCCTATTTCAAACAGCCTTCCACGACTGACTACAATGGTGTATTCAAGGGCAGGTACATCGATTTTGAAGCCAAGGAAACCAAAAACAGTACGTCCTTCCCTCTCAAAAACTTCCATGAACATCAAATTACCCATATGGAAGAGGTTTATAAACATGACGGGATCACCTTCGTCCTCCTTCGCTTCTCGGCGACGGAAGAAGTGTTCCTCCTTCCCTTCCCTTCTCTCCATACCTATTGGAGAAGGATGCTTGACGGTGGACGCAAATCCATCACCAAGGAGGAAATCGAGAGAGACGGGACAAGGATACGCCTTGGACTCCATCCAAGGGTCGACTACCTAAAAATAGTCCAAGAGTTATATTTTTAG
- a CDS encoding penicillin-binding protein 1A, whose protein sequence is MAGEYKSREEKRLAQQKQKPSGKKGKKRSLFKRVILTLFVIGIIGMIAGGGLFAYYASSAPDLDEKLLKDPIASEIFDMNGDLITTVGKEKREYANFEDIPKVMQDAVLATEDNRFYKHHGIDLIRLGGAVMANITGGFGSEGASTITQQVIKGSFLNPEKTLKRKAQEAWLAIKLEQDYTKEEIFEMYFNKVYMSDGINGMATAADYYYGKDVKDIKLNEAAVIAGLPQSPNNYNPFKHPEAAEKRRNIVLSLMAQHGRITEKQKEEAQKIPITEGLVSEKDRANRNDNKYPAFVDAVIEEVEDMGDYNIYSDGLKVYTTVDPKAQDRVEEILAGENTSFTYPEKYDQPMQAGITLLDTTTGEIRAIGGGREQDKNVQRGFNYATDIKRQPGSTIKPLIDYAPAVEYLKWSTYHILDDEPYKYSDGTELNNYDGQFKGPITMREALWDSRNIPALKAFQEVGPEKAEDFVNGLGLNFDHYYESASIGGVSPGVNSVQMAGAYAAFGNEGVYTKPHAIQKVVLRDGETEVKPDIKPKAAMKEYTAYMISDVLKSVIDNPRGTGLYAKVPGLPMAGKSGTTNYSQKDREKLGIPKANAPDSWFVGYTTNYTAAVWTGYEKQSNSLDPTDRHIAQYIVSDLMSSVHEGVDTADFKKPNSVVESKVEMGSNPARLPSDYTPDDRIITELFVRGTEPSKVSSEFDKIDAPSGLNAKYDDKKQSIKLSWDYKKKKDVKFEVSVSINGESKQTLTTTDKKGLNVDNIQGDGTYAFEVVAISGGQRSDPASTSVTVSGNDEEDQAEEPEDQPDDNADDGNTENPDTPGNEDDQDNGGDNGNGNDNGNGNDNGNGGGNDNGSDNGDGGTPPGDENPPAEGDGDQGGTDTEPPSDGGTTDGTQDQAPSPAQ, encoded by the coding sequence ATGGCTGGTGAGTATAAATCCAGAGAAGAAAAACGCCTTGCCCAGCAGAAACAAAAGCCCTCAGGTAAAAAAGGGAAGAAACGTTCGCTGTTCAAGCGTGTCATCTTAACATTATTCGTCATCGGGATCATCGGGATGATCGCTGGAGGCGGGCTGTTCGCCTATTACGCCTCAAGTGCCCCGGACCTTGATGAGAAATTATTGAAAGATCCGATTGCTTCGGAAATCTTCGACATGAATGGTGATCTCATCACCACGGTCGGAAAGGAAAAGCGTGAATACGCCAACTTCGAGGATATTCCCAAGGTGATGCAGGACGCGGTCCTCGCCACAGAGGATAACCGTTTCTACAAGCATCATGGGATCGATCTCATTCGTCTTGGAGGAGCCGTCATGGCCAATATTACAGGCGGATTCGGTTCAGAAGGTGCCTCCACGATCACCCAGCAGGTGATCAAGGGCTCATTCCTGAATCCCGAGAAGACGTTGAAACGTAAAGCCCAGGAAGCATGGCTCGCTATCAAGCTCGAGCAGGATTACACGAAAGAAGAAATCTTCGAGATGTACTTCAACAAAGTATATATGTCTGATGGCATTAACGGGATGGCTACAGCAGCAGATTATTACTATGGCAAAGATGTCAAGGATATCAAGCTGAATGAGGCTGCGGTCATTGCCGGTCTTCCTCAAAGTCCTAATAACTACAATCCGTTTAAGCACCCCGAGGCAGCAGAGAAGCGACGGAACATCGTCCTTTCCCTTATGGCCCAGCATGGAAGAATAACGGAAAAACAAAAAGAAGAAGCGCAAAAGATCCCGATCACGGAAGGCCTTGTGTCAGAAAAGGATCGTGCCAATCGTAACGACAATAAATACCCTGCATTCGTCGATGCTGTAATAGAAGAAGTCGAAGACATGGGCGATTATAACATCTATTCAGATGGACTGAAGGTCTATACGACGGTCGATCCGAAAGCACAGGATCGCGTTGAAGAAATCCTTGCAGGTGAAAACACATCCTTCACCTATCCTGAAAAATACGACCAGCCGATGCAGGCCGGTATCACCCTCCTTGACACAACAACCGGTGAAATCCGTGCCATCGGAGGAGGACGTGAACAGGATAAGAATGTACAGCGTGGATTCAACTATGCCACCGACATCAAACGCCAACCGGGATCTACGATCAAACCGCTGATCGACTATGCCCCGGCCGTTGAATACTTGAAATGGTCCACGTATCATATCCTGGATGATGAACCATACAAATATTCCGACGGAACGGAATTGAACAACTACGATGGACAATTCAAAGGACCGATCACCATGAGGGAAGCCCTCTGGGATTCTCGGAACATCCCGGCCCTGAAGGCATTCCAGGAAGTCGGACCTGAAAAAGCCGAGGATTTCGTGAATGGACTCGGATTGAATTTTGACCATTATTATGAATCTGCCTCCATTGGCGGTGTATCACCTGGTGTCAACTCCGTACAAATGGCCGGTGCGTATGCTGCATTCGGTAATGAAGGTGTCTATACGAAACCTCATGCCATTCAAAAAGTGGTACTCCGTGACGGAGAAACGGAAGTCAAACCTGATATTAAACCAAAAGCTGCCATGAAAGAATATACGGCCTACATGATCTCGGATGTCCTGAAAAGCGTCATCGATAACCCAAGGGGTACAGGACTGTACGCCAAAGTACCGGGGCTTCCGATGGCAGGTAAATCTGGAACTACCAACTATTCACAAAAAGATCGGGAGAAGCTCGGTATCCCGAAAGCCAATGCTCCGGATTCTTGGTTCGTCGGGTATACAACCAACTATACGGCGGCTGTCTGGACAGGGTACGAAAAACAATCCAACTCCCTCGATCCGACCGACAGGCATATCGCCCAGTATATCGTGAGTGACTTGATGAGTTCTGTACATGAAGGCGTCGACACGGCAGACTTCAAAAAACCGAACTCCGTTGTCGAGTCGAAAGTCGAAATGGGAAGCAATCCCGCAAGACTCCCTAGCGATTACACGCCTGACGACCGCATCATCACGGAACTGTTCGTACGCGGTACAGAACCGTCGAAAGTCTCGTCTGAATTCGATAAGATCGATGCACCTAGCGGACTGAATGCAAAATACGATGATAAGAAACAATCCATCAAGCTATCATGGGACTATAAGAAAAAGAAAGACGTCAAGTTCGAAGTCTCCGTTTCAATCAATGGGGAATCAAAACAAACCCTGACAACCACCGATAAAAAAGGCTTGAATGTCGATAACATTCAAGGCGACGGTACGTATGCTTTCGAAGTCGTGGCCATCTCTGGCGGTCAGCGAAGCGACCCTGCTTCCACGAGCGTGACAGTGAGCGGCAACGACGAAGAAGACCAAGCAGAAGAACCGGAAGATCAACCCGATGACAATGCCGACGACGGCAATACCGAGAATCCTGACACCCCTGGGAATGAAGATGACCAGGACAATGGAGGAGATAACGGGAACGGGAATGACAATGGAAACGGAAATGACAACGGGAACGGCGGAGGAAACGATAACGGCTCCGATAATGGAGACGGCGGCACCCCTCCAGGTGATGAGAATCCTCCCGCTGAGGGTGACGGAGATCAAGGAGGTACCGATACCGAGCCACCAAGTGACGGTGGTACGACTGACGGTACCCAAGATCAAGCCCCTTCACCTGCCCAATAG
- a CDS encoding YpoC family protein, whose protein sequence is MKDKVEGQPDKYGSEAHKIPDDGGNSFHPEEAYQNWEEGKGLISTLFKARDASSADEMGRAILWFHQLLFWSNGSEVDLSDWQKAVERLELKPHNVVDRLSFIQENPRLAHSFLQLQELFEEQWKRYAKDRAMKSIKKSSE, encoded by the coding sequence ATGAAGGATAAGGTAGAAGGGCAGCCGGATAAATACGGTTCGGAAGCACATAAGATTCCAGACGACGGAGGAAACAGCTTTCATCCAGAAGAGGCCTATCAGAATTGGGAAGAGGGCAAGGGTCTGATTTCCACCCTGTTCAAGGCGCGTGATGCCTCATCGGCAGATGAAATGGGAAGGGCGATCCTATGGTTCCATCAGCTTTTATTCTGGAGTAATGGATCTGAGGTCGATCTGTCCGATTGGCAGAAGGCGGTGGAGCGGCTGGAGTTGAAGCCCCACAACGTCGTGGACCGGCTATCTTTCATCCAGGAGAACCCAAGACTTGCTCATTCCTTCCTGCAGCTGCAGGAGCTTTTTGAAGAACAATGGAAGAGATATGCTAAGGATAGGGCGATGAAATCCATAAAAAAAAGCAGCGAGTAG
- the nth gene encoding endonuclease III produces the protein MLNNKQIAICLDEMRGMYPEAHCELVHENPFELVIAVLLSAQCTDVLVNKVTKNLFQKYKEPEDYLAVTLEELQQDIRSIGLYRNKAKNIRSLCEILLEEYGGEVPREHEELVKLPGVGRKTANVVVSVAFGVPALAVDTHVERVSKRLGICRWKDSVLEVEKTLMRKIPREEWSETHHRLIFFGRYHCKAQSPQCDICPLLDLCREGQKRMKKKVRG, from the coding sequence TTGCTGAACAATAAACAGATTGCCATATGCCTGGATGAAATGAGAGGTATGTACCCGGAGGCCCATTGTGAACTCGTCCATGAAAATCCTTTCGAGCTCGTCATCGCCGTGCTGCTCTCTGCACAGTGTACAGATGTACTGGTCAATAAAGTGACAAAGAATCTTTTTCAAAAATACAAGGAACCTGAGGACTATTTGGCCGTCACATTGGAAGAGCTCCAGCAGGATATCAGGTCCATCGGACTGTACCGGAACAAAGCGAAGAACATCCGCAGTCTCTGTGAAATCCTTCTTGAGGAGTATGGGGGGGAGGTCCCGAGAGAACACGAGGAGCTTGTGAAGCTGCCGGGAGTAGGAAGGAAGACAGCGAATGTTGTCGTCTCCGTCGCCTTCGGTGTACCGGCCTTGGCCGTGGATACCCACGTGGAGAGAGTCAGTAAGCGTCTGGGTATATGCCGCTGGAAGGACAGCGTCCTCGAAGTCGAGAAGACGCTCATGCGCAAGATTCCCCGTGAAGAATGGAGCGAAACGCATCACCGCCTGATTTTCTTCGGCCGCTATCACTGCAAGGCGCAGTCTCCTCAGTGTGATATCTGTCCTCTGCTTGATTTATGCAGGGAAGGGCAGAAGCGGATGAAGAAAAAGGTGAGGGGATGA
- a CDS encoding DnaD domain-containing protein: MDHKRLMLSWIEEGTLNIPHLLLKHYQALGLNETELVLLLNIYRHLDKGNQFPTPTDLSETMTLSAEHCSSLLRKLIQHQFLGIEEGASPEGILFERYSLMPLWSKLADHIIQDSKREQTVQAMEEEADIYSVFEQEFARPLSPLECETLAMWLDQDEHNPTIIKAALRESVISGKLNFRYIDRILFEWKKNGVKTIEDARNQSQRFRPHQKAVAPKEMKSEGKRKSVPFYNWLEQ; this comes from the coding sequence ATGGATCATAAACGATTGATGTTGTCCTGGATCGAAGAAGGGACATTAAACATCCCCCATTTATTATTGAAACACTATCAAGCTCTTGGATTGAATGAAACCGAGCTTGTCCTATTACTCAATATCTACAGGCATCTGGATAAGGGGAATCAGTTCCCTACACCCACTGACCTTTCAGAAACCATGACCTTAAGTGCTGAACACTGCTCTTCCCTTTTGAGGAAACTGATCCAACATCAATTCCTTGGGATCGAAGAAGGAGCTTCCCCGGAGGGCATCCTCTTCGAACGGTACAGTCTGATGCCCCTTTGGAGTAAACTGGCGGACCATATCATTCAGGATAGCAAAAGGGAGCAGACCGTTCAGGCGATGGAGGAAGAGGCGGATATCTATTCCGTGTTCGAACAGGAATTTGCTCGTCCCCTGTCTCCGCTGGAATGCGAGACCCTTGCCATGTGGTTGGATCAGGATGAACATAATCCAACCATCATCAAGGCGGCCCTGAGGGAGTCTGTCATCTCCGGTAAACTTAATTTTCGATATATCGACCGCATTTTATTCGAATGGAAGAAAAACGGCGTGAAGACCATCGAAGATGCCCGGAATCAGAGTCAGCGCTTCCGCCCGCATCAAAAAGCGGTTGCACCGAAGGAAATGAAATCCGAAGGGAAGCGCAAGTCGGTTCCCTTTTATAACTGGTTGGAGCAATAG